The genomic window CCACTGAATCGATAGCGAGCAGAGCCTATGCGGCTGGTGCGCGACCCGCGCGACCGCTTGCGCGCGAACCCATGAGCGCGGCGGCGATGATGAGCGCGGCCGCCAGCGCGATCGACCATGTGAGCGGGCGACCCGTCACCAGCAGGAGCAAAGCCGTCGAGGCCAGCGGTGTGAGGTAGCTCAGGATGCCGATCTGCCGCGCGTCGCCGCGCTTGAGCGCCATGTCCCAGACAAAGAAAGCCGCACCGAGTGGGCCGAGGCCGCACAGCACGATCAGCATCCAGTCCTTGCCGACGAGCGTTGCCGATGGTTCCAGCAGCGCATGACACACCAGAGCGAGCGCGCCCGACACGAGGCCGAACAGGCCGATGGCCGACGTCGGAAAGGCGGCGACCCGCTTGGTCCACAGCGAATAGCTGGCCCAGATAAGGGCCGATCCGAGCGCCGGAACGAAGCCCCAGTACTCGGTCACTGCAGACGGTGCCGTGCCGCTGCGTGCGCCGAGGATGGCAACGGCGGCACCCACGAAGCCGAGCAGTGCAGCGACGATGTGCAACGGCCGCAACGACACGCCCGGCAGCAGCAACGGTGCCAGCACCACCATGAACAACGGCCACAGGTAGTTCACCAGATTGGCCTCGATCGTTGGCGCGTGACGCAGTGCGATGAACAGCAGAAAGTGAAAGCCGAAGAGGCCGTAGATGCCGAGCGCGAGCGTCGTCTTCGGCACCTTCCAGGCCGCGCGGTCGCGCAGCACCAGTGGCCAGCTCGGCATGCT from Variovorax sp. PAMC28562 includes these protein-coding regions:
- a CDS encoding DMT family transporter, giving the protein MSSTLYALTAIAIWATLASLGSALSHVPPFLLTGLALIIGSMPSWPLVLRDRAAWKVPKTTLALGIYGLFGFHFLLFIALRHAPTIEANLVNYLWPLFMVVLAPLLLPGVSLRPLHIVAALLGFVGAAVAILGARSGTAPSAVTEYWGFVPALGSALIWASYSLWTKRVAAFPTSAIGLFGLVSGALALVCHALLEPSATLVGKDWMLIVLCGLGPLGAAFFVWDMALKRGDARQIGILSYLTPLASTALLLLVTGRPLTWSIALAAALIIAAALMGSRASGRAGRAPAA